The DNA window TCTCAATGCGCATAAACACCAACGGTCACCAGGCCTCACCCCGGAAAACGAAAATTCGGGTCTAGGAGTACTCAGATCGTTGCCTTTTTGTTTAGAAAATTCAAGGAATTCTCTGGAGGCTACGATGCAAACAGTGTGCATTCCCAAATCCTCTTCACCGGTGGTACAACAACCATCGCGATAAAATCCTGTCAAGGGTGAAATGCTGCAAGTCACAATGGGATTTCCAAATACATTCTTAGGTTCAAGTTCCATGACCAATGTTAATATTATTAAATTAATTTACAATATATCAATAATTTTGCGTTCTAATTGTTGTAGATTCTTCATTTAAATTGAAATAAAACTTATGAAAGCTTATTACTATTTGTTGTTTATATCTCTTTTGGTTAGTTCCTGTGTGAGTTCCAAGAAATATAAGAATCTTCAGGCAGAGCAGGAAGAGTTAAAAATGGCTTTACAAAAATGTAAGGAATCTGTTGCGGATTGTCAATCTTCCAAAGATGACATTGTACTTGAATACAAATCAAGGATTAATGAAATCAGCAATGCCAATTCTGCAAAAGATGGTAAAATCAAAGGACTTGAAGATCAATTGGAGTATTTGAAAAAAAACAATACCAACCTTTTGGACAGATTATCTGATTTGTCTGTGGTGAGTAAGGCTGGTGCAGAAAGCATCAAAAAATCACTGGATGCGATGAATGAAAAAGACAAATACATCAAAGACCTTACCGCATCCATGTCTAAAAAGGATTCAACGAATTTGGCTTTGGTCATGAATTTGAAAAGGTCACTCAGTGATGTAAATTCCGATGATGTAAATATTGAAGTAAAGAAGGGAGTTGTATATATTTCTTTATCGGATAAAATGCTGTTCAGAAGTGGAAGTGCGGTAATCAATGAACAGGCAGGAAGCGTATTAGAGAAAATAGCAAAAGTGGTGAATGACCATAAGGAGCTCGACATTCTCGTAGAGGGGCATACAGATGATGTTCCTATTAATACGGATTGCATTGCAGACAATTGGGACTTGAGTGCTAAGAGGGCTACTTCTGTGGTTCGTCTTTTACAAAAGAAATATAATGTAGATCCTTCCAGGATGACGGCAGGTGGTAGATCTGAGTATAGCCCTAAGTCAATTAATGCATCTTTAGAGGGAAAGAAAGCTAACAGGAGAACAGAGATAATTATACTCCCTAAATTGGATCAGTTTTTTAAATTGAATGAGCCAATAAAGTAAAAAAGCAATCGTTTAGATTTCCAAAAACTATAAATTATTGCTCAGAAAATTCCTGTTTTCTCAAGAATTTTTCATCGGTTAAAGTATGGAGGAACAGGATGATTTTTTTTTGCTGCTCTAAATTTATTTGGAGTCCCGGTTTATTATGTACCATTAAATTTGAATCCAGAGTAGGAGATGCACTTATTCCAGTGGTGTAATGATTGAGTACATCTTCCAAGGAATTTAGGGAGCCATTGTGCATGTAAGGTGCTGTTTTTGCAATATTTCTTAAACTTGGAACTTTGAATTTTCCAATATCATTTGGCAAAAGAGAGATTTCATATCGACCTCTATCCATTTGTTGATTAGGAAACATTCCATTATTTCTAAAACTAAAATCACTAAATAGCTCTCCGCTATGGCAGCTTGCGCAATGTTTATCAAACAATGCCTTTCCTTCCTTTTCTTCCGGACTCAAAGAAGGACCTTCACCTCTAATGGCTAGATCATATTTGCTGTCTGCTGAAACGAGCAATGCCATAAATTGAGTCATTGCCTGAAGAAATCTAGTTGAGTTTATTGTGGTGTCCCCAAAAGCATTTTCAAACATAAGTGGATATTCTTTGTGTAATCTCAATTTATTCAAAACATTAGGTAAAGTTTCATCCATTTCAACAGGATTTTGAATTGGATTTATTGAAATCAGGTCAATGTGAGCTACTCCGCCATCCCAAAAAAAACTATTCTGCCAAAGTAAATTTTGAACCGGAAGCGCATTCCTTCTGCCAAGCAAATCATTTATTCCGTGGCTAACATCATGTCCGTGATGTGTAAATCCAGAGCCTTGATTATGACAACTTCCGCAAGAAATTGTATTGTCTTTTGATAGTAAAGGGTCATAAAATAATTTTCTGCCAAGTTCAAAACCAGCTTTGGTGATATTTAAGTCTTCAATTTTTTGAACAGGAGCTGGAAAATTGGTTGGAATCTTTAATCCTGCCCATTCAGGTTCATTATTTTTTTGGCAAGAGAATAGGAATGAAATAAAAAGAAGGCAGCAAATTATAAGTCTCATAAAATTTATTTAAAATAAAGCAAGGAGGACCTATAGGTCCTCCTTGCTGGATGAACATTAATTATGAATATGATCCAAAGTAAACATGTCGGCAAAATTATTGGCAATGGTAGCAGAATAAGGATTTACCATAACTGTTGGGTATTGAGCAACACTGACTGTGGTAGGTGATTTAAACATTTCCATGATATCCACTTTAAGGTGAAAGTTTGGAGATATATTGCTTCTTACGGTTGCAACATCACCATGGTGATCATGGATGGATACGGATTTAATATTGTTTATGGTAGGAGAATTCAGGCCACCAAATAAGCCAATGTGGTATCTGAATCTTCTTGTATTGGAGTTTGTATCCAACGGAGCCTGAGGAGATGTTCCTTCTGCTTTTACAAAAATATAGCCACTATTCCAAGCCCAATACATGCCAGCTGCTTCGCCTGCAGGGTCAAGAGCTCCGACACGTTCTGAAGCAGGGCTGACACTTTTTAGACTATCCACACCAATAATAAATCTAAGTTCTTTGTAGTCTCCGGCAGGAATGTTGTTTAAACTGATTTCGGGGTTAGATCCGCCGTCTTCCTTAATTAAAAAGTAACAGCTGTCTTTAGGTACCACATAAATGCTGCCATCGTTTCTGACCAAGGAGAAATTGCTTACGAAATAATTGAAAGTAGAAAAATTCATGGTTTCACCTTTTTCATTTACATAGTCCTTGTTCAACAACAGTGCGGCACCATTAGCTCGGTTATCGAATTCAACTGTTACAGTCCCGGTTCCAACAATATTATCTTCTGATTTATCACAAGAGGTAATAGTTGAGAAGAGCAAAATTGAAGAAATAAAAAATATGGATTGAAATATTTTTGTTTTATAAGTTTTCATGATTTAATGTTTAAAAAATTAATTGTTAAATAAATAAATAAATTGTGCATTTATGCGAGAGTAAGCTTCTGTTTGACCCTCATTAAGAGATTGTGTAATTGGTGTCTGAGCATTTAATCCTATGGAGTAATTTTCTTTTATAAATAGATTTATTCCGGCATTTGCCCAAAGGATATTTCCTCCTGTAAATTCCACCTGGATATTTTTCTTTGTGTCTACTTCTCCGTTCTCGATATCTACTCCCAATTGTGGAACCAGACTATATCCGGTTTTGTTCCACCAATGCAATATCTTAATGGAAGATGTAAGTCGATTTCCGAATTTATACTGGTTGTTATTTTCAGTATTTACGCGACCACTTAAATCAAGCGTGGCTCCCCAATTTTTATGGCGTAAAAGATAATTCGCATTGGCAATAAAGTCAAAAGTACCTGTTCCGGGCTGCAATCCCGGAGGTAAAGTGTTTTGATTTTTAATTAGATTACTATTGCCCACAGGAAATTTAACTCCACCACCAATGATAAGATTTTGATTAAGATTAGATTTTTTGGATTTGAGGACAATCCAATGAGTCATTAACATTGCATCACCGATGTTTGAGGTATTTATACTTTCTGATCCTTCTTTTCTTGAAAGAATGTGGAAGGGAAGGATTGCCGTAAACATGATTTTTGATTTAAGAATATACCGCCCCCATATTTCACTTGTAAATAAAATGTCAGAGCCTGAAATACTTTCATCCGGATGCGTTGAGTGGTACCTAGAATAGTTTGTCCGCAAACCGATCAAATGGTATCTGTTATCCGGTAAAATGCTTAGGTAATTACCCTGAGAAGTACAGCCACATATATCACAAGCTTTGACTATCTGTATGGTAGATAGCAAAACGATAAAAATCGCAATGCGCATTTTATTAAATTTAAAAATGAAAAATTGAGAACAATAATTGAAGCTCCGACTTAGCGAGATGCCATTTCAAACCGGAATAATAATCATTGCCGATGTATCCAAGGTAAGAATACCCTGGTCTTTAAATTAAACTTTAAGGATGGAAGGAGGGTGAAAAATATCCACATAGTGATTGGATCGATGTTCTTCAATATAGCCAAAGTTGCGCACAAGGCCGTATGCATTCCAAAAGACCATCTCATCAAAATGAACCGATTCAATGGTCTCAAAGGGTGATAAATCCGATTCTGACCATTTACCCGAACCTTTGTCTGTCAGTGGAATATTTTCCTGATCGTATAACTTCAATAATACAGACAAACGGCATTTACCATTGCATTTTTTCTCTGTCTTAAATTTATTGATACAATACCTGGCCGTAATCTCAGCCCTGTTCATATCCCAACTGATGAAGGTTCCCAATTTAAACAAACCAGGCAGTATAAGGGTGAGCAATAAACCGAAAACAACAACAGTCTTCATATGTTAGCAACAAAGGTAAGGATATCGCTAAATATCTTAATGATTATTGTCAATACTTTCTAAGACTTTCATCATGTCTCTAAATAATTTGCTTTGTGATTGTTGGTTAGAAGTATGGCGGAATGAATTATTTATTTGTCCATTCATAATAATTATGGTCCTGATCCAAATTAAATCCCGTCTTAATGTATAGATTATTTCCTGTAAAATTTGTTTTCGCAGTTTCCAATGTTAAGGCGCATGCCCCAGTGTCCATACATAGTTTCTTTGCTGCATCAATTAGCATTACCGATACTCCTTTGCCACGATGAATCTCGTCGACATACAGGTCATTTAACAACCATAGTCTTTTCATTCTGGTAGAAGAAAAAAGAGGGTATAATTGGGCGAATCCAACAGCGATTCCAGATTTTGAAAGTGCTAAATAAATTACTGACTCAGCATGAGTAATCCTTTCCTTTAAGAAAACTTCCGCATCATAAACATTGGATGGGTACTTATAAAAAACTCTGTAAGCATCAAAAAGAGGAACTAATTGATTTAAATCTGTTAATTCAGCTTTTGTTATTTTGTACATTTAAATTAGATTTTAAATATATACTAGATTTTATGAAGGTCAAACCTATGAGAAATGGTTTTACAAAATAAAAGGCGATATTGTAATATTGAGTCAAGCAGGTATTTACTGTATTTGAAATACATTACACTAAGGTTTGAATTGACATGGACCCATGTTCAAAAAATTTGAGGTTGGATACGAACTATATTATTGATCTATTAACCAATATTAAACAGGTCAACTTTTTTGTATTTATAAATTACCTGATCTCTTTGGCTGGTCTGTCCGGTTGTTTAAATGCCTTTGATTTAAGTAATAATTTAATTTCCTCGATGCCTTTTTCCAATTGGGGATCAATACCTTTTGCCATGGCACCCAGATCTTCTTCCACAAGAATATCTGGTTCGACGCCGTGTCCTTCCTTAAACCAAGTGCCATCGGGATTGTACATTCTGAAAGTAGGTACAGTGATGCTTCCGCCATCGATCAAGGAAGGGACACCGCTAATCCCAATCAGCCCACCCCAAGTTCTGGCACCTATTATTGGTCCTAGTTTTTTCTTTCTAAAGTAATCTGGAAAAGCATCTCCACCAGATCCACTCCATCCATTGATCAACATAACTTTAGGACCAAAATTTGCATAGGGTGGCCATGGCCAGGTATTACCATCTCTGATGGCCCAAAACGCAAGGGGTTCCCGATTCAGTACTTCAATAAACCGGTCAGGAATTTGACCACCATTGTTAAAACGTTCATCGATGATTAAGGCTTTTTTGTTCCATTGGGCAACAAACTGTCTGATCAATTCGCTTTGTCCATCTGTACCTGTGCTTCTGACATAAATATATCCTACTTCTCCATTAGTTGCTTCATCTACTCTTTTTCTATTGTTTTCAATCCAGGCCAAATGTCTTAATCTGGATTCATCTGCCAATGCATCCACAAGGGTGGTATGTGCTCCACTCCAATCAGGCTTAGAATTATAAGTTAACTCGATGGATTTACCTGCCAACCCTTGAAAATATGCATAGGGTTCAGAAGCTGTGTTTAATGGATTACCATTTACGGCCAGGATGTAATCACCTTCTTTTATACTCAAGCCCGGAGCATCGAGAGACGATCTAACTTCGGCATCCTGAGCCCCCGCTTTTATGATTTTAGCAATTTTATAATAGCCTTTATCTTGAGTCCAATTAATACCCAAATAGCCCACATCTTTTCTTTTGGTTGGTTCTTCTATGCCTCCTCCCCTATAAGTGTGCGAGGCATTTAACTCTCCAATCATTTCACCAAGAATGTAGTTCACTTCTTCACGCGACATTGCACTTTCTAAAAGTTTAAGATATTGGTCTTTAACTTTATCCCAATCTACACCATGCAAATTTTCATCATAGAAATAGTCTCTTTCAAATCTCCAGGCATCCATGAATAATTGCCTCCATTCTTCTTTTGGATTGATGTAGGTTTCCATTTCGTTTACACGGAGTTTTTTGTCTGTTTTTTGGCCTTCTTCTACTTTGAGTACGGCCCAACTCCCTTGTTGGGAAACAAGCACTTTTTTACCATCAAAAGAAAGTTTATAAGAATTTATTCCTTCCAGGATGGTCTTCTCTTCTCTGGATTCAACATCAAAATATTTAAGTGCAGATTTTTCAGTTTTTGCGGATCCTGCATTTGGAGATTTGATGTAAACTAATTTACCACTTGCGGCACTTGGGTTTGAGTAATTACCTGCCGGAAGTGGCAATAGGAATAATCTTCTTTCTATTTCTTCAAAATCAATTTGCATTACTGCAGTTTCCTCTGGTTTAATCTTCTTTTTCTTTTTTTCTTTAGTTGATTTCGCAGTTGAATCAATTGCTTCGCTTTTGGGTTCATCGACTTTAATCAGGACTGTATCATTTTTTGGAAACAAAAGCGAAGGAGTATTCTTAGCCAAAGAAATTGCAGCTATTTGGGTGGAATTGGGATATACGAATGTATTGTCATGATCGCTGTAAATGGGTTCGAAGGATTGATTCGTAAGCATGTAAAGATATTTACCATCAGGATCAAAACTAGGATAAGAACAATCATAATATCCACTTGTAACTTGATTGGTTTTATGATTTACTAAGTCATATATAAAAATGGCATTATGAGAATTTTCAAGGTCTCTGTAGTATGCAAGATACTTGCTGTCTGATGACCATGAAGGAATAAAAGATTCCAATGGCCAGTGTGCCCAGCTAAGTGCTTTGTCAACGATATGAATTGATTTTTTTTCTTTGTCAAAGATGATTATTTGCATTGCTTTATCAATAAAGGCCAATTTTTTACTATCGGGTGACCAAAAAATTTGATACCTAAAACCCTTGCCAAGGTTGGTCAATTTTATGGGTTCAACAAATTCATCTAAATTTTTCAGATACAATTCATATTCTCCGGTTGCGTCTGACCAATAGGCCATTGATTTGCCATCAGGAGACCAAGCAGGATATCTTTCTGCTGAAGATGATGTTCTTGTCAAATTTTTGACATAACCATTTTCAGCAGGCAAGGTAAAAATTTCACCTCTGGCTTCCATAAGCACCCTGTTACCGTCAGGAGAGATGGTAGTATGTGCAATAAATTTTTCTGCAGACTCATAAGAGGGTCTAACTAAATTTTGGTCATTAATCAGATTTACTTTAATTTCTCTAATCTTATGATCTTTTAAATTCAATAAATGTAATTTACCTTCTGCTTCAAAAACAATGTCTGATGGACCAATGGATGGGTGGTGCACGTCATACGATTTATAAAAACTCAATTGCATTCTTGATTGGGTTTTTAGATCATACTTCCATAAGTTCATTCTTTTTTCTGGCCCATTGTCAGACAGAAAATAAATTGATTCGTTGTGCCACATTGGTAATTCTTCACCTGCATTGATCTTAGAAGAAATGTTTTGAGATTTTTTCTCTTTAAAATCATAGATGTAGATATCGGCGACGTCACCTCCACGGTAGCGTTTCCAGGTCCTAAAAATTTCTGATCGGAATACCAAAGCCATTTTGTCACCGTTCGGGGAATAAGATCCAAATTCAGCATAGGCTAAGGGCAGTTTGGAGGCTGATCCCCCAGTATGATGAATGGTATAAAATTGATTAAATCTTTCTTTTTCACTTTCTCTACCAGAAGCAAATAATATATTCTTTCCATCCGGATGCCAATCGACCACCCGGTCAAAATAACTGTGATAGGTTAGCCTTACTGGAGCACCTCCTTGTGAAGGTATAACGTAGACCTCATTATTGCCATCATAATTACCTGAAAAGGCAATCATCTTTCCATCCGGTGAAAATTTTGGGAATGATTCAATTCCTTTAGGCGAACTCAGTTTTTGAGCTGTCCCACCTTCTTTTGGCATCAACCAAAGATCATTGGCATAAGTAAATACAATTTGATCTGAAGAGACATCCGGAAATCTGAATAATCCAGCATCTATTTGAGCATAAATGGCTGGAGATCCAGCAATTATTAAAAGCCAAATGCATTTTTTTACAAAAGTTGACCACATCGGTTTATAGTTTGTCTGATAAAATGAATTCATGTAATTGGTTTGTAAAACAAAGATATAAATTAAGAACGAAGGAGTTCGTAGATTGTTTAAAATTAGGAAAGGTCATGTTTTATTTTAAGTCCTTAATGACTAAGCGGACATTTGATTTTCAATGATCGGCTGATGGTCAATATGCAGCATGGGTAGATTATATCATTTGAATCTTTTAAAACCTATCAGGAAATTATTCGGTTGTCAGTGGTAAATTTCATTTTCGAAAGGACTGAAAGAAATATATAGAAGTTATCATGAGGTTATATAAAATTAGTACCTTCGAAAGGTAATATATGTTTTGATGATTAATTAAGATTATTCGTTTTCTTTTATTCATATTTACTAGTCATGAAAGGAATCCAGTTGTATATATTAATTGGTACTGCGATTGTGTCTGTCTATTTTCTTTATTTAGCAGCAATCAATATTTTTGTATATTTTGCAAACAGGTCTATGGGACATCAAGAATCCTTTCTTGCCAGTGGCAGGAATCTTGCAATTGGTGGAATTTTAGCCTTTTTGGTAGTTGGATCTTATTATTCATTGAAGAGTCCAAACTATGCCAGGCTTGGGGCATTTTTATTGTATCTACCTATTGGCCTTGTTTTGTTATATGTTATTTGGGCAATAATTATCATAGTTTCTGCCGGAGGAAGGTGGAATTGATTTGTAAATTGACTGCGAGCGATCATCTAATAATTATGCAACTTTTTATTTAAGAAATACAATTTTATCATATGTCATTTTTTTCAAAGACTGTTTTCTTTGCTCTATTTGGGGTAGGAGGACTATTAGGTATCTTTTATTTTTTCAATGCTGTAAATCTTATTCACAGCATTATTTCTTTAGGTAGTGGAAAAAAATCGGAGGCCATTATTTTTTTATGTGCAACATTGGTTGAGGTTGTTGGCCTGTATTTTGCTTTTACCAACATGACCAATTCCGGTCAATATGGAACAGCAATCGGTATTTTAATTGCTTCCATAGTCCTGTCCATTTTAGTAGTCTTTATTGGATTATTCTTTTTTAATGGTCCTTTACATTGGCAGTAGATGATTTTTTTACAGAAATTATTGTATTACTGTTTGCTGCTAATAACTGCGTTGCTTAGCTTGTTTTATATGAAGGAGGCTTTGTTTATTAGACGACCGGATGAAAACTTCTTAAAGATAAAAGAGGCTTTAGGTTTAGGCTCTATTTTTGTTTGTTATTTATTGTACAAGGCGTACCAGGTCGGAGAACAGCAGGGAAAATTTGGTCAGGGTCTAGTGTATATACTTGGTTCCTGGTTATGCTGGTTAGTGATCATTGGAGTGATTTTTATAATCAGCAAGTTTCTGCAATAAGGAATTTTATTCTAAGGTGAAATCAGTTAGGAGATTTGATTAATTTTTAAAAGCATTCCGTGTTTTGTTTGTAAATATTAAACACGGAATGCTGTAATTTAATCACAGGAAACTTATAGATAATCTTGATTGAGAAAAATCCTTCTTTGGGAATAAATTCAAAAATTTAGTCTACCTTCCAAGAGAAGGAATTATTTTTTAGCTACAAATCCAAAATAAAATTATTTAATTAAGCTCTTGGATAATCACTTTTTGTTTGTCATCACTTTAAATCCTCG is part of the Candidatus Vicinibacter affinis genome and encodes:
- a CDS encoding GNAT family N-acetyltransferase produces the protein MYKITKAELTDLNQLVPLFDAYRVFYKYPSNVYDAEVFLKERITHAESVIYLALSKSGIAVGFAQLYPLFSSTRMKRLWLLNDLYVDEIHRGKGVSVMLIDAAKKLCMDTGACALTLETAKTNFTGNNLYIKTGFNLDQDHNYYEWTNK
- a CDS encoding OmpA family protein: MKAYYYLLFISLLVSSCVSSKKYKNLQAEQEELKMALQKCKESVADCQSSKDDIVLEYKSRINEISNANSAKDGKIKGLEDQLEYLKKNNTNLLDRLSDLSVVSKAGAESIKKSLDAMNEKDKYIKDLTASMSKKDSTNLALVMNLKRSLSDVNSDDVNIEVKKGVVYISLSDKMLFRSGSAVINEQAGSVLEKIAKVVNDHKELDILVEGHTDDVPINTDCIADNWDLSAKRATSVVRLLQKKYNVDPSRMTAGGRSEYSPKSINASLEGKKANRRTEIIILPKLDQFFKLNEPIK
- a CDS encoding c-type cytochrome, which produces MRLIICCLLFISFLFSCQKNNEPEWAGLKIPTNFPAPVQKIEDLNITKAGFELGRKLFYDPLLSKDNTISCGSCHNQGSGFTHHGHDVSHGINDLLGRRNALPVQNLLWQNSFFWDGGVAHIDLISINPIQNPVEMDETLPNVLNKLRLHKEYPLMFENAFGDTTINSTRFLQAMTQFMALLVSADSKYDLAIRGEGPSLSPEEKEGKALFDKHCASCHSGELFSDFSFRNNGMFPNQQMDRGRYEISLLPNDIGKFKVPSLRNIAKTAPYMHNGSLNSLEDVLNHYTTGISASPTLDSNLMVHNKPGLQINLEQQKKIILFLHTLTDEKFLRKQEFSEQ
- a CDS encoding DUF2237 domain-containing protein, yielding MELEPKNVFGNPIVTCSISPLTGFYRDGCCTTGEEDLGMHTVCIVASREFLEFSKQKGNDLSTPRPEFSFSGVRPGDRWCLCALRWVEAYEAGMAPPVILESCNKDVLRIIPFDILLEFKHTEIEA
- a CDS encoding PD40 domain-containing protein, giving the protein MWSTFVKKCIWLLIIAGSPAIYAQIDAGLFRFPDVSSDQIVFTYANDLWLMPKEGGTAQKLSSPKGIESFPKFSPDGKMIAFSGNYDGNNEVYVIPSQGGAPVRLTYHSYFDRVVDWHPDGKNILFASGRESEKERFNQFYTIHHTGGSASKLPLAYAEFGSYSPNGDKMALVFRSEIFRTWKRYRGGDVADIYIYDFKEKKSQNISSKINAGEELPMWHNESIYFLSDNGPEKRMNLWKYDLKTQSRMQLSFYKSYDVHHPSIGPSDIVFEAEGKLHLLNLKDHKIREIKVNLINDQNLVRPSYESAEKFIAHTTISPDGNRVLMEARGEIFTLPAENGYVKNLTRTSSSAERYPAWSPDGKSMAYWSDATGEYELYLKNLDEFVEPIKLTNLGKGFRYQIFWSPDSKKLAFIDKAMQIIIFDKEKKSIHIVDKALSWAHWPLESFIPSWSSDSKYLAYYRDLENSHNAIFIYDLVNHKTNQVTSGYYDCSYPSFDPDGKYLYMLTNQSFEPIYSDHDNTFVYPNSTQIAAISLAKNTPSLLFPKNDTVLIKVDEPKSEAIDSTAKSTKEKKKKKIKPEETAVMQIDFEEIERRLFLLPLPAGNYSNPSAASGKLVYIKSPNAGSAKTEKSALKYFDVESREEKTILEGINSYKLSFDGKKVLVSQQGSWAVLKVEEGQKTDKKLRVNEMETYINPKEEWRQLFMDAWRFERDYFYDENLHGVDWDKVKDQYLKLLESAMSREEVNYILGEMIGELNASHTYRGGGIEEPTKRKDVGYLGINWTQDKGYYKIAKIIKAGAQDAEVRSSLDAPGLSIKEGDYILAVNGNPLNTASEPYAYFQGLAGKSIELTYNSKPDWSGAHTTLVDALADESRLRHLAWIENNRKRVDEATNGEVGYIYVRSTGTDGQSELIRQFVAQWNKKALIIDERFNNGGQIPDRFIEVLNREPLAFWAIRDGNTWPWPPYANFGPKVMLINGWSGSGGDAFPDYFRKKKLGPIIGARTWGGLIGISGVPSLIDGGSITVPTFRMYNPDGTWFKEGHGVEPDILVEEDLGAMAKGIDPQLEKGIEEIKLLLKSKAFKQPDRPAKEIR